From one Halothece sp. PCC 7418 genomic stretch:
- a CDS encoding GNAT family N-acetyltransferase codes for MSSKIPEYQIRRFQSSDAQQIAQLFHDTIRNINRRDYSFSQVKAWAPDQIYFRNWATECSKYFTYVADWKGTILGFSELEANGDIHCFYCHYQYQGCGVGRQLYQTIENQAIQLQLTRLVTAASITAQPFFEKMGFSVVKPQIVSRRGETFSNYLMEKYL; via the coding sequence ATGTCTTCTAAAATTCCTGAATACCAAATTAGGCGTTTTCAATCTAGTGATGCCCAACAAATCGCGCAACTTTTTCACGATACAATTCGCAATATTAACCGCCGAGATTATTCTTTTTCTCAAGTGAAAGCATGGGCTCCCGATCAGATTTATTTCCGCAATTGGGCAACAGAATGTTCAAAATATTTCACCTATGTTGCTGATTGGAAAGGAACAATTCTTGGCTTTTCTGAATTAGAAGCAAATGGGGATATCCACTGTTTTTACTGTCATTATCAGTATCAAGGGTGTGGTGTCGGTCGCCAACTTTATCAAACTATTGAAAACCAAGCCATTCAACTACAACTCACTCGCTTAGTGACAGCAGCAAGTATTACGGCTCAACCTTTCTTTGAAAAAATGGGGTTTTCTGTGGTGAAACCACAAATCGTTAGTCGTCGTGGGGAAACCTTCAGCAATTACCTTATGGAAAAATATCTTTGA
- a CDS encoding LysR family transcriptional regulator, translated as MTLPNIKISQLRALVAVAQHQNFSQAALDLNVSQSGISHAIASLEEELGVQLLHRGRHGAKLTAVGEQIVKHAETIFSSISDIVSTAQHAKGLDGGSVCIATFRSLATNIIPEILVQFRAQFPNIKVSIAEYEEATELEQALHQGSADISLSDLLNPQNFDCFELLRDEYIVLLPPNTVIPEKVEKLTWEELASFPLILPNSQSCSKHINPYIQDKEIPLEVAYRIRGDSTIISLVKQGLGAAILPRLAAEPIPDSICAYHLPIPLERVIHVAMRKDAMHTPATYAFLETLRDFKH; from the coding sequence ATGACTTTGCCCAATATCAAGATTTCTCAGTTGCGTGCCTTGGTTGCAGTTGCTCAACATCAGAATTTTAGTCAAGCTGCTTTAGACTTAAATGTTTCACAATCTGGCATTAGTCACGCGATCGCGTCCTTAGAAGAAGAATTAGGAGTGCAACTGCTGCATCGAGGGCGACATGGGGCAAAACTAACAGCCGTAGGAGAACAAATTGTTAAGCACGCAGAAACCATTTTTAGCAGTATTTCTGACATTGTAAGTACTGCTCAACACGCCAAAGGGTTAGATGGTGGAAGTGTCTGCATTGCAACCTTTCGCAGTCTTGCAACAAACATTATTCCAGAAATTTTAGTCCAATTTCGCGCTCAATTTCCGAACATTAAGGTCAGTATTGCTGAGTATGAAGAAGCGACCGAATTAGAACAAGCCTTACATCAAGGAAGTGCTGATATTAGCTTAAGCGATTTACTGAATCCACAAAATTTTGATTGCTTTGAACTACTCAGAGATGAGTATATTGTTTTGCTTCCTCCCAATACGGTCATTCCTGAAAAGGTAGAAAAGCTGACATGGGAAGAATTAGCAAGTTTTCCGTTAATTCTGCCCAATAGTCAAAGTTGTTCTAAACATATTAATCCTTATATTCAAGACAAAGAAATCCCTTTAGAAGTAGCGTATAGAATTCGGGGAGACTCTACCATCATTAGTTTAGTCAAGCAAGGCTTAGGGGCTGCAATTCTTCCTCGTTTAGCTGCAGAACCCATTCCAGATTCAATTTGCGCTTATCACTTACCAATTCCCCTAGAGCGTGTGATTCATGTGGCGATGCGGAAAGATGCGATGCACACACCCGCCACCTATGCGTTCCTAGAAACCCTACGAGACTTTAAACATTAA
- a CDS encoding ATP-binding protein codes for MSVYPSRPSASFLLQQAASLLLYQSVLADEVGQAFLELLQRLKEQRDRALCLQAYGTWFKALATSQQSWEDYLVQRILYDDNPFSQQVQSTPLEKLPPALVKAAQVDLKSLQELYHCGSDTLSRWVQSGCQLNHTLIPWEKPIATDHFLHHQDDWQSVLPQLASHYKTYGCGKFAQYRAFTWQQGELMGISHPDPIKTTEIFGYDWQKEKLLQNTQFLLQGYSALNVLLYGSRGSGKSSLVKGLLNEYAEDGLRLVEVPKSELKNLPLILEQVRDLPQKFIIFVDDLSFEEDDDSFKALKVVLEGNITARSRNVVVYATSNRRHLIREFFEDRPRPSDQDEVHAWDTVQEKLSFSDRFGLTLTFEPPNQDRYLEIVHHLAKIAQIPLSQDDLEFRAKQWAKRHNGRSGRSARQFIDFLQGELSI; via the coding sequence ATGTCTGTTTATCCGTCTCGTCCTTCTGCCAGTTTTTTATTACAACAAGCTGCGTCTTTACTGTTGTATCAGTCGGTGTTAGCCGATGAGGTAGGACAAGCCTTTCTTGAATTATTACAGAGATTAAAAGAACAGCGCGATCGCGCCCTTTGTCTGCAAGCCTATGGGACTTGGTTTAAAGCCCTCGCAACCAGTCAGCAAAGTTGGGAAGATTATCTAGTACAACGCATTCTCTACGATGACAATCCCTTTTCGCAACAAGTCCAGTCAACCCCGTTAGAAAAATTACCACCCGCATTAGTCAAAGCTGCACAAGTGGATCTCAAATCCCTCCAAGAACTGTATCATTGTGGAAGCGACACTCTGAGTCGTTGGGTGCAATCCGGTTGTCAACTCAATCATACGCTTATTCCTTGGGAAAAACCCATTGCAACGGATCATTTTCTCCATCACCAAGACGATTGGCAATCTGTGCTTCCGCAACTGGCGAGTCACTATAAAACCTATGGCTGTGGAAAATTTGCCCAGTATCGGGCGTTTACATGGCAACAGGGAGAATTAATGGGTATTTCTCACCCTGATCCGATAAAAACAACAGAAATCTTCGGTTATGATTGGCAAAAAGAAAAGCTGCTGCAAAATACTCAATTCCTCTTACAAGGTTACTCTGCACTGAATGTTCTCCTCTACGGAAGTCGCGGATCGGGAAAATCGTCACTGGTAAAAGGGTTATTAAATGAATATGCGGAAGATGGATTGCGTTTGGTAGAAGTTCCCAAATCAGAATTAAAGAATTTACCCTTGATTTTAGAACAGGTGCGGGATTTGCCTCAAAAGTTTATTATCTTTGTGGATGATTTGTCGTTTGAAGAAGATGACGACTCGTTTAAGGCGTTAAAAGTGGTTTTAGAAGGAAATATCACCGCGCGATCGCGCAACGTTGTAGTTTATGCGACTTCCAACCGCCGTCACCTGATTCGAGAGTTTTTCGAGGATCGTCCGCGTCCTAGCGATCAAGATGAAGTCCATGCCTGGGATACAGTACAGGAAAAATTATCGTTCAGCGATCGGTTTGGGTTAACCTTAACTTTTGAACCCCCCAACCAAGACCGCTATCTGGAAATTGTCCATCACTTGGCTAAAATCGCCCAAATTCCCCTCTCACAAGACGATTTAGAATTTAGAGCAAAACAATGGGCAAAACGCCATAACGGGCGGTCTGGGCGCAGCGCAAGGCAATTCATTGACTTTTTACAAGGGGAACTCAGCATTTAA
- the sodX gene encoding nickel-type superoxide dismutase maturation protease, which produces MLPDITLKEFLLWLLRKRRRFRVRGNSMLPLLKPEEEVLINPKISQTRPLEVGDLVVAYHPTEKNLQLIKRVTSISEEGDYFLMGDNPQESTDSRSFGSVKLEHIIGRVTCRFG; this is translated from the coding sequence ATGTTGCCAGATATTACCTTAAAAGAATTTTTGCTGTGGCTACTTAGAAAACGGAGGCGGTTTCGGGTCAGGGGAAACTCGATGCTTCCTTTACTCAAACCCGAAGAAGAAGTTTTAATTAACCCAAAAATTAGTCAAACTCGACCGCTAGAAGTGGGGGATCTTGTTGTTGCTTATCATCCCACCGAAAAGAACTTACAATTAATCAAGCGTGTCACTTCCATTTCCGAAGAAGGAGATTATTTTTTAATGGGAGATAACCCGCAAGAAAGCACTGATAGCAGAAGTTTTGGCAGTGTAAAATTAGAACATATTATTGGGCGTGTGACTTGTCGCTTTGGTTAA
- a CDS encoding 2-phosphosulfolactate phosphatase family protein — MKLFVYDTPELTPIDHLPDCAVVIDVLRATTTIATVLAAGAEAVQAFSDIEELMSVSEQWDSNRRLRAGERGGSKVEGCDLGNSPLECPSEQVQGKRFFLSTTNGTRALQRVEKAPHVLTAAFVNDRSVIDYLQQHQPETVWLVGSGWQGSYSLEDTACAGAIAHALLGNLSHDQVEVIGNDEVIGAIALYCQWQSKLLELFRFSSHGQRLLRLEREDDLIYCAKRDCLKVIPTQKEPGVLIAGLEKT, encoded by the coding sequence GTGAAGCTATTTGTTTATGACACCCCAGAGTTAACACCAATCGATCATCTCCCAGACTGTGCTGTGGTGATTGATGTGTTACGAGCGACAACCACGATCGCGACAGTTTTAGCGGCTGGTGCAGAGGCAGTTCAAGCCTTCAGTGATATTGAAGAATTAATGAGTGTAAGTGAACAATGGGACAGTAACCGTCGTTTGCGAGCGGGAGAGCGCGGTGGCTCGAAAGTAGAAGGTTGCGATTTAGGAAATTCTCCTTTGGAATGTCCCTCAGAACAAGTGCAGGGAAAGCGTTTTTTTCTCAGCACAACCAATGGCACGCGGGCTCTACAACGAGTGGAGAAAGCCCCCCATGTCCTTACGGCTGCCTTTGTTAATGATCGCTCAGTCATTGACTATTTACAGCAGCATCAGCCCGAAACAGTTTGGCTGGTTGGCTCAGGGTGGCAAGGAAGTTATTCCTTAGAAGACACAGCTTGTGCTGGGGCAATCGCTCACGCCTTACTCGGGAATCTCAGTCATGATCAAGTAGAAGTGATTGGGAATGATGAAGTCATTGGCGCGATCGCGCTTTATTGCCAATGGCAAAGCAAGCTCTTAGAATTATTCCGTTTTTCCAGTCACGGACAACGGCTCTTACGCTTAGAACGAGAAGATGACTTAATTTATTGTGCCAAACGAGACTGCTTAAAAGTCATTCCGACGCAAAAAGAACCAGGTGTGTTGATTGCGGGTTTAGAGAAAACATAG
- the speA gene encoding biosynthetic arginine decarboxylase encodes MSVQPQSFSSLEQNTESENHSSSSQSWTIEDSEQTYQIQGWGDPYFSINRAGHITVSPQGDRGTSLDLYELVTALRKRNIGLPILIRFPEILADRVERLYACFDRAISRYNYQGSYRGVFPIKCNQHRHLVESLVKCGTPHQLGLEVGSKPELMIALATLNPLQISEKEAQSSLLICNGYKDREYIETALLSRRLGYETILVVEQLEELELIQAISEELAIYPAIGIRAKLGTRGTGRWGSSTGDRAKFGLTIWQILQAVETLKSYNKLDCLQLLHFHIGSQVSSIRVIKEAIREAAQIYVELTNLGANLNYLDVGGGLAVDYDGSKTQKNNASKNYNMQNYANDIVAEVKEACDQAEIKVPTLISESGRAIASHQGVLIFDVLGSNEPPVTPPPVIEEEEHLIIRNLWETYALINEENYQEYYHDAIQFKQEAISLFNFSYLSLKERARAEQLYWACCAKVFEIIKHQETINEELQSIANILTSIYYINLSIFQSAPDHWAIDQLFPIMPIHRLNEPPSKRAILADLTCDSDGKISQFINPKGQKPKDFLELHPLDNNQPYYLGMFLVGAYQEIMGNLHNLFGDTNVVHIRTHGKGYKIEQLVRGDTITEVLAQTQYSSEELLENLRRHTEQALEKNLISLAESRRLLNNYQQGLANYTYLKANDQESCIP; translated from the coding sequence ATGTCTGTTCAACCCCAGTCTTTTTCCTCACTCGAACAAAACACTGAATCCGAAAATCACTCATCCTCTTCCCAGAGTTGGACAATTGAAGATAGTGAACAAACTTATCAGATTCAAGGCTGGGGCGATCCTTATTTTTCTATTAATCGCGCGGGACATATTACCGTTTCCCCACAGGGTGATCGCGGCACATCTTTAGATTTATATGAACTGGTAACCGCCCTTAGAAAACGCAATATTGGACTCCCGATTTTAATCCGCTTTCCTGAAATTTTAGCCGATCGCGTAGAGCGTCTTTATGCTTGTTTTGACCGCGCGATTTCTCGTTACAACTATCAAGGAAGTTATCGTGGTGTTTTTCCCATTAAATGTAATCAACATCGTCATTTAGTCGAGTCTTTAGTGAAATGCGGAACCCCTCATCAACTTGGTTTAGAAGTTGGATCAAAGCCTGAATTAATGATTGCCTTAGCGACTCTAAATCCCCTCCAAATCAGTGAGAAAGAAGCCCAATCTTCTCTTCTAATTTGTAATGGCTATAAAGATCGCGAATATATTGAAACTGCCTTACTGTCTCGGCGGTTAGGCTATGAAACAATTCTTGTTGTGGAACAGTTAGAAGAACTAGAATTAATTCAAGCAATTAGTGAAGAATTAGCGATTTATCCTGCTATTGGAATTCGGGCAAAATTAGGCACTCGCGGAACAGGAAGATGGGGCAGTTCTACTGGCGATCGCGCAAAGTTTGGTTTAACCATTTGGCAAATTCTACAAGCCGTTGAAACCCTAAAATCTTATAACAAATTAGACTGTTTGCAACTGCTTCATTTTCATATTGGCTCACAAGTTTCTTCCATTCGTGTGATTAAAGAAGCCATCCGCGAAGCAGCACAAATTTATGTTGAATTGACAAATTTAGGCGCAAACTTAAACTATCTGGATGTGGGTGGCGGTTTAGCCGTTGACTATGACGGGTCAAAAACGCAGAAAAATAATGCTTCCAAAAACTACAATATGCAGAATTATGCTAATGATATTGTTGCAGAAGTGAAAGAAGCCTGTGACCAAGCCGAGATTAAAGTTCCCACCCTGATTAGTGAAAGTGGTCGCGCGATCGCGTCTCATCAAGGGGTACTCATTTTTGATGTTTTAGGAAGTAATGAACCCCCAGTCACACCACCGCCAGTCATTGAAGAAGAAGAACATTTAATTATTCGTAATTTGTGGGAAACTTACGCCCTGATTAACGAAGAAAACTACCAAGAATATTATCACGATGCGATTCAATTTAAACAAGAAGCAATTAGCTTATTTAACTTTAGCTATCTTAGCTTAAAAGAAAGAGCGAGAGCCGAACAACTCTACTGGGCTTGTTGTGCAAAAGTTTTTGAAATTATTAAACATCAAGAAACGATCAATGAAGAATTACAGTCCATTGCTAATATTCTCACCTCAATCTATTATATTAATCTCTCGATTTTTCAATCAGCACCTGACCATTGGGCAATTGATCAACTCTTTCCTATTATGCCCATTCATCGCCTCAATGAACCCCCCAGTAAACGAGCCATTCTTGCTGATTTAACTTGTGATAGTGACGGCAAAATTAGCCAATTTATTAACCCGAAAGGGCAGAAGCCAAAAGACTTTTTAGAACTGCATCCCCTAGACAATAATCAACCCTATTATCTGGGAATGTTTTTAGTAGGCGCGTATCAAGAAATCATGGGCAATCTTCATAACTTATTTGGTGATACAAATGTGGTTCATATTCGCACCCATGGAAAAGGCTATAAAATTGAACAATTGGTTCGCGGTGATACCATTACAGAAGTGCTTGCCCAAACCCAATACTCTAGTGAGGAATTACTCGAAAACCTCCGCCGTCATACCGAACAGGCTCTAGAGAAAAACTTAATTTCCTTAGCTGAGTCACGTCGTTTGTTAAATAATTATCAACAAGGGTTAGCTAATTATACTTATCTCAAAGCCAATGATCAGGAATCGTGCATTCCTTAG
- a CDS encoding NAD(P)/FAD-dependent oxidoreductase: MAVDYDIVIIGGGSGGLVVASAAAQLNAKVALVEKDRLGGDCLWFGCVPSKSLIHASRVAHTVKTSDRFGVYTTPPDIQFSEAMGHVQKVISTIQPHDSPERFESLGVEVIFGEGQFQDQKTFTVNGRELTARAFVISTGSRPKVPPVEGIAEAGFITNEQVFSLKNRPESLAVIGGGPIGCELGQALHRLGTQVTIISSRDQILPKEDPEATLIVEEQMKADGVTILNNTRAQKVEVIDGKKHLSVGEKEIIVDEILVSAGRIPNIDSLNLEAAGVQYNEKGVIVNQKLQTSNKRIYGCGDVIGGYQFTHVAGYEAAVIIQNALFFPSAKADYRVIPWATFTDPELAHVGLTEGQARQQYGDKIEVLKQEFSDVDRAQAEGTTAGFAKFITTPKGQILGAHIVGSSAGELIHEVILAMKNKLPISALTGMIHIYPTLSEVNSKAALQLKKRNYAKNKFLQNTLRKLFSFLRSIG, from the coding sequence ATGGCAGTCGATTACGATATTGTTATTATTGGTGGGGGATCTGGGGGATTAGTCGTCGCCAGTGCTGCTGCCCAACTCAACGCCAAAGTTGCCCTTGTGGAGAAAGATCGCCTTGGTGGGGATTGTCTTTGGTTTGGTTGTGTTCCCAGTAAATCTCTCATTCATGCTTCGCGAGTCGCCCATACCGTCAAAACCAGTGACCGCTTTGGGGTTTACACAACACCTCCCGATATTCAATTCTCGGAAGCCATGGGTCATGTGCAAAAAGTGATTAGTACCATCCAACCCCATGATTCCCCAGAACGGTTTGAAAGTTTAGGCGTTGAAGTGATTTTCGGGGAAGGTCAATTTCAAGATCAAAAAACCTTTACCGTGAATGGACGAGAGTTAACCGCCCGTGCATTTGTTATTTCTACAGGATCTCGTCCCAAAGTTCCCCCAGTGGAAGGGATTGCAGAAGCGGGGTTTATCACCAATGAACAAGTTTTTTCTCTCAAAAACCGTCCTGAATCTCTAGCAGTGATTGGTGGTGGTCCTATTGGTTGTGAATTAGGTCAAGCCTTACATCGTTTAGGAACACAAGTGACAATCATTTCCAGCCGTGATCAGATTCTCCCGAAAGAAGATCCAGAAGCTACCTTAATTGTAGAAGAACAAATGAAAGCGGATGGTGTCACGATTCTGAATAATACAAGGGCGCAAAAAGTGGAAGTGATTGATGGGAAAAAACATCTTTCGGTAGGAGAGAAAGAAATTATTGTTGATGAAATCTTAGTGTCTGCGGGACGTATTCCTAATATTGATTCCCTTAATTTAGAAGCAGCAGGAGTTCAATATAACGAAAAAGGCGTGATTGTTAATCAAAAACTGCAAACGTCTAACAAGCGCATTTATGGCTGTGGTGATGTTATTGGCGGTTATCAATTTACGCACGTTGCAGGTTATGAAGCAGCAGTAATTATTCAAAATGCGCTCTTTTTCCCTTCCGCAAAAGCAGACTATCGGGTGATTCCGTGGGCAACCTTTACTGATCCTGAACTCGCCCATGTCGGGTTAACGGAAGGCCAAGCCAGACAACAATATGGCGACAAAATAGAAGTTTTAAAACAAGAATTTTCAGACGTTGATCGCGCACAAGCAGAAGGAACAACCGCAGGCTTTGCTAAGTTTATCACCACCCCAAAAGGACAAATTTTAGGGGCGCATATCGTCGGATCATCAGCAGGAGAATTGATCCATGAAGTTATTTTAGCGATGAAAAATAAGTTACCCATTTCTGCATTAACGGGAATGATTCATATTTATCCGACACTCTCAGAAGTTAACAGCAAAGCAGCGTTACAACTGAAGAAACGCAATTACGCCAAAAACAAGTTTTTACAAAATACCTTACGAAAATTATTCAGTTTTCTGCGTTCAATAGGTTAA
- the chlP gene encoding geranylgeranyl reductase, translating into MVLRVAVVGSGPAGSSAAEVLAKAGIETYLFERKLDNAKPCGGAIPLCMVSEFDLPPEIIDRRVRKMKMISPSNVTVDINLENKDEYIGMCRREVLDGFLRNRAAKLGANLINGTVHRLELPQSENEPYTLHYADHSDGSSVGTAKTLQVDLVVGADGANSRVAKAIDAGDYNYAIAFQERIRIPEEKMGYYEELAEMYVGDDVSPDFYAWVFPKFDHVAVGTGTMKVNKAKIKDLQAGIRARAAERITGGEIIKVEAHPIPEHPRPHRVRGRVALVGDAAGTVTKSSGEGIYFAAKSARMCAETIVETSKNGQRVPTEKDLKLYLKRWDKQYGMTYLVLDLLQRVFYRSDASREAFVEMCSDKDVQKMTFDSYLYKTVTPGNPLVQMKITAKTVGSLLRGHALAP; encoded by the coding sequence TTGGTGTTAAGGGTTGCTGTTGTCGGATCAGGACCGGCGGGATCGTCTGCGGCAGAAGTATTAGCCAAAGCAGGAATCGAAACGTATCTATTTGAACGGAAACTGGACAATGCGAAGCCTTGCGGTGGGGCAATTCCCCTCTGCATGGTGAGTGAGTTTGATCTTCCGCCCGAAATTATTGATCGTCGGGTGAGAAAAATGAAAATGATCTCGCCCTCTAATGTCACGGTTGATATTAATTTAGAAAACAAAGACGAATATATTGGAATGTGCCGTCGAGAAGTCCTTGACGGTTTTTTAAGAAATCGTGCTGCGAAACTCGGGGCAAATTTAATTAATGGAACCGTCCATCGCTTAGAGTTACCGCAAAGCGAGAATGAACCTTATACCCTGCACTATGCAGATCACTCGGATGGCAGTTCAGTGGGAACTGCAAAAACCCTGCAAGTGGATTTAGTCGTTGGTGCAGATGGCGCAAACTCACGGGTAGCCAAAGCCATTGATGCAGGAGATTATAACTACGCGATCGCGTTCCAAGAACGGATTCGCATTCCTGAAGAAAAAATGGGCTACTATGAAGAACTCGCAGAGATGTATGTTGGGGATGATGTGTCTCCCGACTTCTATGCGTGGGTCTTCCCCAAATTTGACCACGTTGCCGTGGGAACTGGCACCATGAAGGTCAATAAGGCAAAAATTAAAGACCTCCAAGCTGGCATTCGCGCTCGTGCAGCAGAACGTATCACAGGTGGCGAAATCATTAAGGTAGAAGCCCATCCCATCCCCGAACATCCTCGTCCCCATCGGGTGCGCGGTCGTGTTGCATTAGTGGGAGATGCTGCTGGAACCGTTACTAAATCTTCTGGAGAAGGAATCTATTTTGCAGCGAAATCCGCTCGGATGTGCGCCGAAACCATTGTTGAAACCTCCAAAAATGGACAGCGCGTTCCCACCGAAAAAGACTTAAAACTCTATCTCAAACGCTGGGATAAACAGTATGGCATGACCTATCTGGTATTAGACTTATTACAACGAGTCTTCTATCGGTCTGATGCCAGTCGGGAAGCCTTTGTCGAAATGTGTTCCGATAAAGATGTGCAAAAGATGACTTTTGATAGCTATCTTTATAAAACCGTTACCCCTGGCAATCCCCTTGTGCAAATGAAAATTACCGCAAAAACCGTCGGTAGCTTACTGCGAGGACACGCTCTCGCCCCTTAA
- a CDS encoding OsmC family protein produces MKQEKVHHYSAQVTWKGNQGQGTANYRSYQRCYEIKIDNKPALQGSADPAFLGDPSLYNPEELLVASLSACHLLWYLHFCADSSIIVTGYIDQPVGTMIQTPEGKGYFSEVILRPLVTIQSPDKIERAKQLHHQAHDYCFIANSVNFSVKCEPLIELESV; encoded by the coding sequence ATGAAACAAGAAAAAGTACATCACTACTCCGCGCAAGTTACTTGGAAGGGAAATCAAGGTCAAGGAACAGCTAATTATCGAAGTTATCAGCGATGTTATGAAATTAAAATTGATAATAAACCTGCATTGCAAGGATCTGCTGATCCAGCTTTTTTAGGAGATCCGAGTCTGTATAATCCAGAAGAATTATTAGTTGCTTCTCTATCGGCTTGTCATCTCCTTTGGTACTTACATTTTTGTGCGGATTCATCAATTATTGTCACTGGTTATATTGATCAACCCGTGGGAACCATGATCCAAACTCCAGAAGGAAAGGGCTATTTTAGTGAGGTCATTCTCAGACCTTTGGTTACAATTCAATCTCCAGATAAAATTGAACGAGCAAAACAGTTGCATCATCAAGCCCATGACTATTGTTTTATTGCCAACTCGGTTAATTTTTCGGTAAAATGTGAGCCTTTAATCGAATTAGAATCAGTTTAA
- a CDS encoding class I SAM-dependent methyltransferase gives MEILDEYVRSEPSHQNIIEIFNGEWSSQLPDDLGLVTQPGTARLFEDSRVVWAEQVFGNFSNWKILELGPLEGGHSYMFQNRNASKVISIEANIRAFLKCLSIKEILNLDQVEFRLGDFMLFLEKDDSKYDMVFASGILYHMENPVKLLKLISRVSDRLFIWTHYYDQEIILNREELRDKFSPLSLLKYEGVSYEYSTQSYQNALGWSGFCGGLEPTSKWLTRDSIIKALSNFGFVDIEINFEHLDHPNGPAFAICAKKANA, from the coding sequence ATGGAAATTTTAGACGAATATGTGCGATCAGAGCCCAGCCATCAGAATATTATAGAGATCTTCAACGGAGAATGGTCATCCCAACTTCCTGACGACTTGGGTTTGGTGACACAACCAGGTACAGCCAGACTCTTTGAAGACAGTCGCGTTGTCTGGGCAGAACAAGTTTTTGGCAACTTCTCTAATTGGAAAATACTAGAATTGGGGCCTCTTGAAGGTGGACATTCTTATATGTTTCAGAATAGAAATGCTAGCAAGGTTATATCTATTGAAGCTAATATACGTGCTTTTTTGAAATGCTTATCTATTAAAGAAATCTTGAATCTCGATCAGGTAGAATTTAGATTGGGTGATTTTATGCTCTTTCTTGAAAAGGATGATTCAAAATACGACATGGTTTTTGCTAGTGGGATTTTGTATCACATGGAGAATCCTGTTAAGTTGCTAAAACTCATCTCAAGAGTGTCTGACAGATTATTTATTTGGACTCATTACTATGACCAAGAGATTATCTTAAATAGAGAAGAGTTAAGAGATAAATTTAGTCCCCTCAGTTTATTAAAATATGAGGGCGTTTCTTATGAATACTCTACTCAGTCGTATCAGAATGCTTTAGGCTGGTCAGGTTTCTGTGGTGGTCTCGAACCAACAAGTAAATGGTTAACTCGAGATAGCATAATAAAAGCGTTGAGCAACTTTGGATTTGTCGATATAGAAATAAATTTTGAACATCTTGATCATCCCAATGGGCCTGCATTTGCTATATGTGCTAAAAAAGCAAATGCCTAA
- a CDS encoding DUF2854 domain-containing protein → MLGQISLGKWGMIIGGALAIVGFVAYGAGNATLNLAGFFYGIPVFLGGLALKAAELKPTPYTKETPPEVVKLREEQATPTQDQIRKDVTRYRYGQQVHLEESLERLGLSPTDEERPILSGLREEAIDGAYALILEFESSLVAWETWQDKHDKIERFFGPNIRAKLSQPETDWVELALIADPQVSHEEA, encoded by the coding sequence ATGCTCGGTCAAATCTCTTTAGGAAAATGGGGCATGATTATTGGGGGCGCACTCGCCATTGTTGGCTTTGTTGCCTATGGCGCTGGAAATGCCACCCTGAATTTAGCAGGTTTTTTTTACGGAATTCCTGTTTTTTTAGGCGGATTAGCCCTGAAAGCTGCGGAACTCAAACCGACCCCTTACACAAAAGAAACCCCGCCAGAAGTGGTTAAACTGCGGGAAGAACAAGCTACCCCCACCCAAGACCAGATCCGAAAGGACGTGACTCGTTATCGGTACGGACAACAAGTACACTTGGAAGAATCGTTAGAACGCCTCGGACTCAGCCCCACCGATGAAGAACGACCCATTTTAAGCGGGCTGCGAGAAGAAGCGATTGATGGGGCGTATGCCCTAATTTTAGAGTTTGAATCCTCCTTGGTGGCTTGGGAGACTTGGCAAGACAAACACGACAAAATTGAACGGTTTTTTGGGCCCAATATTCGGGCAAAACTGAGTCAGCCTGAAACCGATTGGGTAGAGTTAGCCCTGATTGCTGATCCTCAAGTTTCCCATGAAGAAGCATAA
- a CDS encoding response regulator transcription factor yields MSKPATQQQTLRVLVADDHELTRYTLQLVLSAREAITLVGTASNGQEALEMAKQHCPDVLVMDLQMPILDGLGASKAIKKDHPQAQIIAYSSLENAKTEAIAQSAPIDAFCSKETPTEELVSLIKQLGNQH; encoded by the coding sequence TTGAGTAAGCCAGCCACACAGCAACAAACTCTCCGTGTCCTTGTCGCCGATGATCATGAACTAACTCGCTATACCTTGCAACTGGTTCTCTCGGCGCGAGAAGCCATTACTCTTGTCGGAACCGCCTCTAACGGACAAGAAGCCCTAGAAATGGCAAAACAACATTGTCCTGATGTGTTGGTCATGGATTTACAAATGCCGATTCTGGATGGGTTAGGGGCTTCTAAAGCCATTAAAAAAGATCATCCCCAAGCCCAGATCATTGCTTACTCTTCTTTAGAAAACGCAAAAACGGAGGCGATCGCGCAATCAGCCCCCATTGATGCCTTTTGCAGTAAAGAAACGCCAACCGAAGAACTAGTCAGTCTCATCAAACAACTAGGAAACCAGCATTAG